A genomic window from Thermococcus nautili includes:
- a CDS encoding SdpI family protein produces the protein MNGYELLRILYGLFLGIFLIIAGVLTFTSKGEPGIGFRIGYTYLSERARRKANRVSGIGIVLTGIALIVLSSFLPMPWLMAVVALGLGVTVLLAYLVAKREYELEELSKEASEKPGRRIEPPRVGKYLILQLMFAGVSFTLILTGEVPRDPGILLVASIQLFLLALTVLVSRPLVFQLAPKFKGKMALGFARAMTVVSAMVALQLVVVVLKPGASPLLLILMLLVSLGAVFYAAFIALTSAYEEGYY, from the coding sequence ATGAACGGATATGAGCTCCTAAGAATCCTCTATGGGCTGTTCCTTGGCATTTTCCTTATAATCGCGGGAGTCCTGACTTTCACGTCCAAGGGCGAGCCAGGGATAGGCTTCAGGATAGGCTACACCTACCTCTCGGAGAGGGCGCGGAGAAAAGCCAACCGAGTTTCAGGGATTGGGATTGTTCTAACGGGGATAGCACTCATCGTCCTCTCGTCTTTCCTGCCGATGCCCTGGCTCATGGCCGTTGTAGCCCTCGGCCTCGGCGTAACCGTCCTGCTCGCTTACCTCGTGGCAAAGCGCGAGTACGAACTTGAGGAGCTCTCCAAAGAGGCATCGGAGAAACCCGGGAGGAGGATAGAACCCCCGAGGGTCGGAAAGTACCTCATCCTTCAGCTCATGTTCGCCGGCGTTTCCTTCACGCTCATTCTCACAGGGGAAGTCCCGAGGGACCCGGGGATTCTCCTGGTCGCCAGCATCCAGCTCTTCCTCCTTGCGCTTACTGTTCTCGTTTCCCGGCCCCTCGTCTTCCAGCTCGCTCCCAAGTTCAAGGGGAAGATGGCGCTCGGCTTCGCGAGGGCGATGACGGTGGTATCGGCGATGGTAGCGCTTCAGCTGGTGGTTGTTGTGTTAAAGCCCGGAGCGAGCCCACTCCTCCTAATCCTCATGCTCCTCGTCTCCCTGGGCGCGGTATTCTACGCGGCCTTCATAGCTTTGACGAGCGCCTACGAGGAGGGTTACTATTAG
- a CDS encoding DUF3887 domain-containing protein, producing the protein MLMKRLLAVLVFLLFLGYVSALTPQEAMMEAWKTGNYSLVEPYLSGDMRKAFTEKTFSTIREGMVKEYGPVKGYELEKTEEKGGYQIYYYRVIAEKGNYTVSVTVKDGKVEGFHFAPKFNPEKALYPLLGGLLGLLLLWAYLRKFHAGELILGAVLILPVLVVQPPLQMLPGYAGISNAVLAVLWSGLIAGLVQEQLKYYFSRDKTLGRAVYIGAGFGLGEAIYVATISALFGGSLLGLLERALTLLFHASTTALFAYSYRNGWGGKALLAMVLVHWLTDSIAAYWHVNPSTAVLVAGYAVMLLTALAILPKLLPLARTESEEPEVRW; encoded by the coding sequence ATGCTTATGAAGCGCCTTCTGGCGGTTCTCGTTTTTCTGCTTTTCCTTGGCTACGTCTCGGCGCTGACGCCGCAGGAGGCCATGATGGAAGCCTGGAAGACTGGGAACTACTCCCTGGTTGAGCCGTACCTCAGCGGGGACATGAGGAAGGCCTTCACCGAAAAGACGTTCAGTACAATCCGGGAAGGAATGGTGAAGGAATACGGACCGGTTAAAGGCTACGAGCTTGAGAAAACTGAGGAAAAGGGCGGTTATCAAATCTACTACTACCGCGTCATAGCCGAGAAAGGCAACTACACGGTGAGCGTGACGGTAAAGGATGGAAAAGTTGAAGGCTTCCACTTTGCCCCCAAATTCAACCCTGAGAAGGCCCTCTACCCGCTTCTCGGCGGACTGCTCGGTTTACTGCTCCTCTGGGCCTACCTAAGGAAATTCCATGCTGGGGAGCTCATCCTTGGAGCCGTCCTTATACTCCCGGTGCTGGTCGTCCAGCCCCCTCTGCAAATGCTTCCCGGATACGCGGGGATAAGCAACGCAGTGCTTGCCGTCCTCTGGAGCGGCCTGATTGCGGGTCTGGTTCAGGAACAGCTCAAGTACTACTTCTCCCGCGACAAGACCCTCGGAAGGGCAGTTTACATCGGGGCCGGCTTTGGTCTCGGTGAAGCCATCTACGTGGCAACAATCTCAGCCCTCTTCGGCGGCTCTCTTCTGGGCCTCCTCGAAAGGGCCCTCACGCTCCTCTTCCATGCCTCCACGACGGCCCTCTTCGCATACTCCTACAGAAACGGCTGGGGTGGAAAGGCCCTGCTCGCGATGGTGCTCGTCCACTGGCTAACGGACAGCATAGCGGCCTACTGGCACGTTAATCCCTCGACCGCTGTCCTTGTTGCAGGATACGCGGTGATGCTCCTCACGGCCCTGGCGATACTCCCGAAACTCCTCCCGCTGGCAAGGACTGAAAGCGAGGAGCCAGAAGTAAGGTGGTGA
- a CDS encoding METTL5 family protein, with protein MKKKHLAMLLSKLEGFPEPKPELEQYRTPGNVAAELLWLAYSAGDIAGKVVADLGTGTGVLAIGAKLLGAEKVYAVEVDEKALEVARRNAERAGVEVEFINADVSEFGEKVDTVVMNPPFGSQRKGADRPFLLKAFEVADRVYSIHLAKPEVRNFIEKFSADSGFTSIRLATVPFEIPAQFFFHRKRLERILVDLYLFERYSP; from the coding sequence ATGAAGAAGAAGCACCTCGCAATGCTCCTCTCAAAGCTTGAGGGCTTTCCTGAACCGAAACCAGAGCTGGAGCAGTACAGAACTCCCGGAAACGTCGCGGCGGAACTGCTGTGGCTGGCCTACTCAGCTGGAGACATCGCTGGAAAGGTCGTTGCCGACCTCGGCACCGGGACCGGCGTTCTCGCGATAGGGGCAAAGCTTCTCGGCGCGGAGAAGGTCTACGCCGTCGAGGTTGACGAGAAAGCCCTCGAAGTCGCGAGGAGAAACGCCGAACGGGCCGGTGTCGAGGTCGAGTTCATAAACGCCGACGTCTCTGAGTTCGGGGAGAAGGTTGACACCGTTGTGATGAACCCTCCCTTCGGGAGCCAGAGGAAGGGCGCGGACCGGCCGTTCCTGCTCAAGGCCTTTGAGGTCGCCGATAGGGTTTACTCAATCCACCTCGCGAAGCCTGAGGTAAGGAACTTCATCGAAAAGTTCTCTGCCGACAGTGGATTTACCTCGATTCGGCTGGCGACCGTTCCCTTCGAGATTCCGGCTCAGTTCTTTTTCCACCGGAAGAGACTGGAGAGGATTCTCGTTGACTTGTACCTCTTCGAAAGGTATTCCCCTTAA
- a CDS encoding SdpI family protein — MNEKAFEVFVSLSLLLGGLLTLVFRRRRNVLIGFRIGYTWHSERVWEKVNTFAGVFSIAYSLILFVLALYGISMNVFILIMVAFVVSEVLLGFWMARREYELEELSKEAPEKPPTAGESEVKNELGETSVKSYLLLQLGFLTFYLLLVALLWDRLPERVASHFNARGEPDSYSSRFWGMVGVPILAWLLPLVLTIPAKEPGFFARVTFYPKSLRAWCGFTTLLSGGMVFVFTLALLYNAGLLPSNAITYGAILFLGVILFAVYRLLTVRPDERI, encoded by the coding sequence ATGAACGAGAAGGCCTTTGAGGTGTTTGTTTCTCTGAGTTTGCTCCTCGGTGGACTGCTGACCCTTGTCTTTCGAAGAAGGCGCAACGTTCTGATAGGATTTAGGATAGGCTACACCTGGCACTCGGAGAGGGTCTGGGAGAAGGTGAACACCTTCGCGGGAGTTTTTTCAATAGCGTATTCGCTAATCCTGTTCGTTCTGGCGCTCTACGGCATTTCGATGAACGTGTTTATCCTCATAATGGTAGCTTTCGTTGTGTCTGAAGTTCTCCTCGGCTTTTGGATGGCGAGGCGCGAGTACGAGCTCGAAGAGCTCTCCAAGGAGGCCCCCGAAAAGCCCCCTACGGCAGGTGAAAGTGAAGTGAAGAACGAGTTGGGAGAAACGAGTGTAAAGTCTTACCTCCTCCTTCAGCTCGGCTTTTTGACCTTCTACCTTCTACTAGTTGCCCTCCTGTGGGACAGACTTCCGGAGAGGGTTGCCAGCCACTTCAACGCGAGAGGAGAACCGGACAGCTATTCGAGCAGGTTCTGGGGGATGGTTGGCGTTCCGATACTGGCATGGCTTCTTCCGTTAGTTCTCACGATTCCGGCTAAGGAACCGGGATTTTTCGCGAGGGTCACCTTCTACCCGAAGAGCCTGAGGGCGTGGTGCGGATTCACGACGCTCCTGAGCGGCGGAATGGTCTTCGTTTTCACGCTCGCCCTTCTCTACAACGCGGGACTCCTCCCGAGCAACGCAATAACCTACGGGGCAATCCTCTTCCTCGGCGTCATTCTCTTCGCGGTTTACAGACTCCTTACGGTGAGGCCGGATGAACGGATATGA
- a CDS encoding YiiX/YebB-like N1pC/P60 family cysteine hydrolase has product MRKIGAILGLLFLTAMLNPVAASGSKGDADYWHPYPGNVIPGDIVIGHNPNSDPFIPGYWTHTGMIAYFDYSANDWVVVEAWDDPSAVRLVYLSDFLRRYDTVAVLRVATSDYVRQNAVYFALQQLGKPYDWGWWTKEVYGDSYYCSELVWAAYIAAGGPDIDANPGWTWTYLNGVAPQEVYDDSDTYVVYYHSD; this is encoded by the coding sequence ATGAGGAAGATAGGTGCAATACTGGGGCTCCTGTTTTTGACTGCGATGTTGAACCCGGTAGCGGCTTCGGGAAGCAAGGGCGACGCCGACTACTGGCATCCATACCCGGGGAACGTTATCCCCGGCGACATAGTTATCGGCCACAACCCCAACAGCGACCCGTTCATCCCCGGGTACTGGACCCACACGGGAATGATAGCATACTTCGACTACAGCGCCAATGACTGGGTCGTTGTTGAGGCCTGGGACGACCCGAGCGCCGTTAGGCTTGTCTACCTCTCGGACTTCCTCAGAAGGTACGATACCGTTGCCGTCCTCCGCGTGGCAACCTCGGACTACGTGAGGCAGAACGCGGTGTACTTCGCGCTTCAGCAGCTTGGAAAGCCCTACGACTGGGGCTGGTGGACGAAGGAGGTTTACGGGGACAGCTACTACTGCTCCGAACTGGTCTGGGCAGCCTACATAGCTGCAGGAGGGCCCGACATTGACGCCAATCCGGGCTGGACATGGACGTACCTCAACGGTGTGGCTCCCCAGGAGGTCTACGATGATTCAGACACCTATGTCGTTTACTATCACTCAGACTGA
- a CDS encoding heavy metal-binding domain-containing protein, whose product MIVVTTETVPGYRIVEVKGIARGGVVMATHLGRDILAGLRNLVGGEVKEYTEMMAQAREIALQRLIQSAEEMGANAIVGMRFMTSNVGQRMAEIYAFGTAVVIEPE is encoded by the coding sequence ATGATTGTTGTAACTACCGAAACCGTTCCAGGATATCGGATTGTGGAGGTCAAGGGAATAGCGAGGGGCGGCGTAGTTATGGCCACCCACCTGGGCAGGGACATCCTGGCGGGGCTGAGAAACCTCGTTGGGGGCGAAGTCAAGGAATACACCGAGATGATGGCCCAGGCAAGAGAGATAGCCCTGCAGAGACTCATTCAGAGCGCGGAGGAAATGGGCGCGAACGCGATAGTTGGGATGCGCTTCATGACCTCTAACGTCGGTCAAAGGATGGCCGAGATCTACGCCTTTGGAACGGCCGTTGTGATAGAGCCGGAGTGA
- the dph2 gene encoding diphthamide biosynthesis enzyme Dph2, translated as MHEVPHGEILKELRKLGARCVLIQSPEGLRRETEELARFLEENGLAVILHGEINYGACDPADSDAKRLGCDALIHLGHSYMRLNLEVPTIFVPAFAKVELVPALEKNIEEIRKLGRRIALVTTAQHVHRLDEAREFLEENGFEVLIGKGDSRVSWPGQVLGCNFSSAKVEADGVLFIGAGYFHPLGVALAVKKPTLAINPYSGDALWMDEEAERLVRKRWAQIAKAMDAKSFGVVVSTKKGQLRLAEARRVVELLREHGREARLIAMDHISYPKLEGFPFDAYVVVACPRVPIDDYENWRKPVLTPREVELLLGLREDYEFDEIPGVERREDEPLGIAVHGVRG; from the coding sequence ATGCACGAGGTTCCGCACGGCGAGATACTGAAGGAGCTGAGAAAACTCGGTGCGAGATGCGTTCTCATACAGTCCCCCGAAGGGCTGAGACGGGAAACCGAAGAGCTCGCTCGCTTCCTTGAGGAGAACGGTTTAGCCGTCATCCTGCACGGCGAGATAAACTACGGGGCCTGCGACCCCGCCGATTCCGATGCCAAAAGGCTCGGCTGCGACGCCTTAATCCACCTCGGGCACAGCTACATGCGCCTGAACCTTGAGGTGCCGACAATCTTTGTCCCCGCCTTCGCGAAGGTCGAACTCGTTCCCGCCCTTGAAAAGAACATTGAGGAGATTCGGAAGCTTGGAAGGAGGATAGCGCTCGTAACCACCGCCCAGCACGTTCACAGACTCGACGAGGCGCGGGAATTCCTCGAGGAAAACGGATTCGAGGTGCTCATCGGGAAAGGCGACTCGAGGGTAAGCTGGCCCGGCCAGGTGCTCGGGTGCAACTTCTCCAGCGCGAAGGTCGAGGCCGACGGCGTTCTCTTCATCGGGGCCGGCTACTTCCACCCGCTCGGCGTTGCGCTGGCGGTCAAGAAGCCGACCCTGGCGATAAACCCCTACTCCGGCGACGCGCTCTGGATGGACGAAGAGGCGGAGCGCCTGGTAAGAAAGCGGTGGGCCCAGATAGCCAAGGCTATGGATGCGAAGAGCTTTGGAGTCGTGGTTAGCACCAAGAAGGGCCAGCTGAGGCTTGCCGAGGCCAGGCGGGTAGTTGAGCTCCTTCGAGAGCACGGTAGAGAAGCGAGGCTCATAGCGATGGACCACATAAGCTATCCGAAACTTGAGGGCTTTCCCTTTGATGCGTACGTCGTCGTTGCCTGTCCGAGGGTTCCGATAGACGACTACGAGAACTGGCGCAAGCCTGTTCTGACGCCGAGGGAAGTGGAGCTCCTCCTCGGTCTTCGCGAGGACTACGAGTTCGATGAGATACCTGGAGTTGAGCGGAGGGAGGACGAGCCCCTCGGCATAGCGGTTCACGGGGTGAGGGGATGA
- a CDS encoding YiiX/YebB-like N1pC/P60 family cysteine hydrolase, with protein sequence MKRAGIMALAVLVLFASLPAASAGDLVNYIWNTKTYEHPYPTDVKPGDLVYGHNPDLFNALIPGYWVHVAIVAWYNESINDWMVIEAKIGKGVIITPLRVFLSRYQTVALQRVRVDDSIREKAVAFAYQQLGKPYNYDYFSKPKVYDDKYYCSQLVWAAYLVASNFQVNLDENDGAWSWKYFYAVAPQEVYDDPMTYTIYYDEA encoded by the coding sequence ATGAAGAGGGCTGGAATAATGGCCCTGGCGGTTCTGGTTCTCTTCGCCAGCCTGCCAGCGGCCAGTGCCGGAGACCTTGTGAACTACATATGGAACACCAAGACCTACGAGCACCCGTACCCAACGGACGTGAAGCCCGGAGACCTCGTGTACGGCCACAACCCGGACCTTTTCAACGCCCTGATTCCCGGCTACTGGGTTCATGTTGCTATAGTGGCATGGTACAACGAGAGCATAAACGACTGGATGGTTATCGAGGCTAAAATCGGAAAGGGAGTCATAATAACTCCCCTCAGGGTTTTCCTCAGCAGGTACCAAACCGTTGCCCTCCAGAGGGTCAGGGTTGACGACTCTATAAGGGAGAAGGCGGTCGCCTTTGCCTACCAGCAGCTTGGAAAGCCCTACAACTACGACTACTTCAGCAAGCCGAAGGTCTACGACGACAAATACTACTGCTCCCAGCTCGTCTGGGCGGCTTATCTCGTCGCCAGCAACTTCCAGGTCAACCTCGACGAGAACGACGGGGCCTGGAGCTGGAAGTACTTCTACGCCGTCGCCCCCCAGGAGGTTTACGACGACCCCATGACCTACACCATCTACTACGACGAGGCCTGA
- a CDS encoding class I SAM-dependent methyltransferase, which produces MEELYRYLRTFMDPKSEAAQNRFIGLRSFFNWAVKEGLFPERRKLRILDLCAGTGIAGGALYETLREWGYGASLTVVDKRKEDLLLVEEWVSGEVYGAVMDCLDDLRRLGKFDIALIFGYTMPHFDPFQTAELFRNVARVLEGDGVFLLEEMDRFGTFFYRRAYREIVPEVRGEDYTVISLDEGYNPVRGVIKRGYYKLPGWERIGEIETRYWDLAGLAGIGKALFEEARIIRKSEHGVVNVGDIIYLGKPYRT; this is translated from the coding sequence ATGGAGGAGCTCTACCGCTATTTGAGAACCTTCATGGACCCCAAGAGCGAGGCCGCTCAAAACCGCTTCATCGGACTGCGCTCCTTCTTCAACTGGGCCGTCAAGGAGGGCCTGTTCCCAGAGAGGAGGAAGCTTAGAATCCTCGACCTCTGCGCCGGAACGGGTATAGCCGGTGGAGCACTCTATGAGACGCTCCGAGAGTGGGGCTACGGGGCTTCCCTGACCGTTGTCGACAAGAGGAAAGAAGATTTGCTCCTCGTCGAGGAGTGGGTGAGCGGGGAGGTTTACGGAGCCGTTATGGACTGCCTCGACGATTTGAGAAGGCTCGGGAAGTTCGATATAGCCCTAATCTTTGGATACACGATGCCCCACTTCGACCCGTTTCAAACGGCCGAACTCTTCAGGAACGTCGCGAGGGTTCTCGAAGGCGACGGGGTCTTCCTGCTTGAAGAGATGGACCGCTTTGGGACGTTCTTCTACAGGAGAGCCTACCGCGAGATTGTGCCGGAAGTTCGGGGCGAGGACTATACGGTAATCTCGCTTGATGAAGGCTATAATCCTGTGAGGGGAGTCATCAAGAGGGGCTACTACAAGTTGCCAGGCTGGGAGAGGATTGGAGAAATCGAGACGCGCTACTGGGATTTAGCTGGCTTAGCCGGCATCGGTAAGGCCCTCTTCGAGGAGGCGAGGATAATAAGGAAAAGCGAGCACGGCGTTGTGAACGTCGGCGATATAATCTACCTCGGGAAGCCTTACAGGACGTAA
- a CDS encoding RsmB/NOP family class I SAM-dependent RNA methyltransferase, with product MPKLKLSDRQLYALIEAVKLGEVIKPSQSAKRKAFSRYKIEGWENSKLTGIFYSIQRRLGLIDEVIEELVGVSPLILDPWLRAALRVAVEVAVFRNPNEKTLQHLRGLAKFLSGKTHPYVGYYYYELLPRIINYVPKLDSEEKRLKWEYLFPEWFIARMRELLGEEAEELLKALNETLPVSLRVNRLKASVKDVEDYLRRKNLRFERSERVETVIRVLDPFNPGKLMEKGLALPQEEASAVASLILSPEPGETVVDLAAAPGGKTAHMAELMGNEGKIYAFDVDSERIKRMRQILKWAGVEIAEVRKLDGRKAPEVLGEGIADRVLLDAPCTSDGTIAKNPELRWRLREKNIPKVVALQKELLESAWRLLKAGGRLLYSTCSMLPEENEEVVRWFLSRHDDARLVPLGGPYDEGFLPGTMRAWPHRHKTIGFFYALIEKA from the coding sequence ATGCCAAAGCTCAAGCTCTCGGACAGACAGCTCTACGCACTTATTGAAGCGGTGAAGCTCGGCGAGGTAATTAAACCGAGCCAGAGCGCCAAGAGGAAGGCCTTCTCGCGCTACAAAATCGAGGGCTGGGAGAACTCCAAGCTGACCGGAATCTTCTACTCGATTCAGAGGAGGCTCGGGTTGATAGACGAGGTAATCGAGGAGCTCGTAGGAGTTTCTCCCCTAATTCTCGACCCCTGGCTGAGGGCGGCGCTCAGGGTTGCGGTTGAGGTCGCGGTCTTCAGGAACCCTAACGAGAAAACCCTTCAGCACCTCAGGGGCCTCGCCAAGTTCCTCTCGGGCAAGACGCACCCGTATGTGGGCTATTACTACTACGAGCTACTGCCGAGAATCATAAACTACGTTCCTAAGCTCGACTCCGAGGAGAAGAGGCTTAAGTGGGAGTACCTCTTCCCCGAGTGGTTCATAGCGAGGATGAGGGAGCTTTTGGGAGAAGAAGCCGAGGAACTGCTGAAGGCCCTCAACGAGACCCTTCCCGTCAGCCTTCGCGTCAATCGCCTTAAGGCGAGCGTCAAAGACGTTGAGGACTACCTGAGGAGGAAAAACCTCCGCTTCGAGAGGAGCGAGCGCGTTGAAACGGTAATCCGCGTTCTGGACCCCTTCAACCCCGGAAAGCTGATGGAGAAGGGTCTCGCGTTACCCCAGGAAGAGGCATCTGCCGTCGCTTCCCTGATACTCTCCCCCGAACCAGGGGAGACGGTTGTTGATTTGGCCGCGGCCCCCGGCGGAAAGACCGCCCACATGGCCGAGCTTATGGGAAACGAGGGAAAAATCTACGCCTTCGACGTCGATTCCGAGAGGATTAAGCGCATGAGGCAAATCCTGAAGTGGGCCGGCGTTGAGATTGCGGAAGTTAGGAAGCTCGACGGAAGGAAGGCCCCGGAAGTTTTGGGCGAGGGAATCGCCGATAGGGTTCTCCTGGATGCACCGTGCACGAGCGATGGAACCATCGCTAAGAACCCCGAGCTGAGGTGGCGCCTTCGCGAGAAGAACATACCGAAGGTCGTCGCGCTCCAGAAGGAGTTGCTTGAAAGCGCGTGGAGGCTTTTGAAGGCCGGCGGGAGGTTGCTCTACTCAACCTGCTCTATGCTCCCGGAGGAGAACGAGGAGGTCGTGAGGTGGTTCCTTTCGAGGCACGACGACGCGAGGCTCGTTCCGCTCGGCGGGCCCTATGATGAGGGCTTCCTGCCCGGCACGATGAGGGCCTGGCCCCACAGGCATAAAACCATAGGCTTCTTCTACGCGCTGATTGAGAAAGCCTAA
- a CDS encoding nitrilase has protein sequence MKVAYVQMEPAFLDPEKNYSKAEKLIGEAVKEGAKLVVLPELFDTGYNFESKSEVSEVAGEIPDGPTTEFLVELARENEVFIVAGTAEKDERGNLYNSAVVVGPVGWGYIGKYRKVHLFNREKLFFRPGNLGFHVFNIGVAKVGIMICFDWFFPESARTLALKGAEIIAHPSNLVMPYAPRAMPIRALENRVYTITANRIGEERGLKFIGKSTIASPKAEVLAMGSEDREEVGVVEIDLELARDKRLNELNDIFKDRRPQYYVL, from the coding sequence ATGAAGGTCGCCTACGTCCAGATGGAGCCGGCTTTCCTCGACCCCGAAAAGAACTACTCTAAGGCCGAGAAGCTCATCGGCGAGGCTGTTAAGGAGGGGGCAAAGCTCGTCGTTCTGCCCGAGCTCTTCGACACCGGCTACAACTTCGAGAGTAAAAGCGAGGTATCTGAAGTTGCCGGCGAGATTCCCGACGGGCCGACGACCGAGTTCCTCGTCGAGCTCGCAAGGGAGAATGAAGTCTTCATAGTTGCAGGAACGGCCGAAAAGGACGAGCGCGGGAACCTCTACAACTCGGCGGTTGTGGTTGGTCCCGTCGGCTGGGGCTACATCGGGAAATACCGGAAGGTTCACCTCTTCAACCGCGAGAAGCTCTTCTTCAGGCCCGGGAACCTCGGCTTCCACGTCTTCAACATCGGGGTCGCGAAGGTTGGTATTATGATATGCTTCGACTGGTTCTTCCCGGAGAGCGCGAGGACTTTAGCTTTGAAGGGAGCTGAGATAATAGCGCACCCGAGCAACCTCGTCATGCCCTACGCCCCGAGGGCAATGCCGATTAGGGCCTTGGAGAACCGCGTTTACACGATAACGGCCAACAGAATCGGTGAGGAGCGGGGCTTGAAGTTCATCGGCAAGAGCACGATAGCCTCGCCGAAGGCCGAGGTCCTGGCGATGGGAAGCGAGGATAGGGAAGAAGTGGGAGTCGTTGAGATAGACCTTGAGCTGGCGAGGGACAAGAGGCTGAACGAGCTCAACGATATCTTCAAGGACAGACGGCCGCAGTATTACGTCCTGTAA
- a CDS encoding RNA polymerase sigma factor sigma-70 region 4 domain-containing protein: protein MFRLPEAMERVWLMKARGMREVDIARELGVSRQAVNKALKDARVKLFEAFFGLAEVFSWEIVRVNAEKGFMVARGRCAGKNVRVYAFYLPGKGVRAFFGEDFPDYILKHAVELGIVDEPEPKKLINALES, encoded by the coding sequence ATGTTCCGGCTCCCTGAGGCGATGGAGCGAGTCTGGCTCATGAAAGCTCGTGGTATGCGCGAGGTGGATATAGCGAGGGAACTCGGGGTTTCAAGGCAGGCAGTCAACAAGGCCCTGAAGGACGCCCGGGTGAAGCTCTTCGAGGCCTTCTTTGGCCTGGCTGAGGTCTTCTCATGGGAGATAGTTAGAGTCAACGCTGAGAAGGGTTTCATGGTCGCGAGGGGCCGGTGCGCCGGGAAGAACGTACGCGTTTACGCCTTCTACCTTCCGGGAAAGGGGGTCAGGGCTTTCTTTGGGGAAGATTTCCCGGACTACATTCTGAAGCACGCGGTCGAGCTGGGAATCGTTGACGAACCCGAGCCGAAGAAGCTAATCAATGCCCTTGAGAGCTAA
- a CDS encoding PadR family transcriptional regulator: protein MLGGGKEKALRKLKKDLRSGLYSYLVLSLLEKEGELHGYAIRKKLGELSDGKLVPSEGALYDILKSLKKYKLVEDFWVEVGGRPRKYYRLTDLGGEVLLELREEVTRIKRTLERLEGLE from the coding sequence TTGCTCGGCGGCGGTAAGGAAAAGGCCCTGCGGAAGCTCAAAAAGGACCTGCGCTCCGGACTTTACTCCTACCTAGTCCTCTCGCTCCTTGAGAAGGAGGGCGAGCTTCACGGCTACGCTATAAGGAAAAAGCTCGGCGAGCTGAGCGACGGCAAACTCGTCCCGAGCGAAGGGGCTCTGTACGACATTTTGAAGAGCCTGAAGAAGTACAAGCTCGTTGAGGACTTCTGGGTGGAGGTGGGCGGAAGGCCGAGAAAGTACTACCGCCTCACAGACCTCGGGGGAGAAGTTCTGCTGGAGCTGAGGGAGGAGGTAACGAGGATTAAACGAACCCTTGAGAGGCTGGAGGGGTTGGAATGA
- a CDS encoding mechanosensitive ion channel family protein: MNTTATLPIPFVPGITLESLLKAVVTLVVLTFLGEVTKKAIIRASKETDLTWILNEDTAELIFRLFVLGGIIGALYALGVMKYTLGPTTIGNLTFAVGFFYISYLIAKKSKDYLLQTKRGPEDIIKAKLFYYLFITVAFFLSLSFAGVMGELGALLAAAGITGIVLGFSSRTVVANFVSGIFMYFDKPLQIGDAVQVGDVQGVVEDIRILSTRIRTWDGTLVRIPNEALFNSNIVNLQRYPVRRVDVSVGIAYAEDAGRAIEVILKTLDEMPLVLAEPEPKVYVESLGDSSVVLRVWAWAPSERWFDVRTEVVRRIKEALDREGIEIPFPQRVNWFANELRVKLEDK; the protein is encoded by the coding sequence ATGAACACAACGGCGACTCTGCCGATTCCGTTCGTCCCGGGAATCACACTCGAGAGCCTGCTCAAGGCAGTTGTAACCCTCGTGGTTCTTACGTTCCTGGGGGAAGTCACGAAGAAGGCCATAATCCGCGCTTCCAAGGAGACAGACTTGACTTGGATACTCAACGAGGACACCGCCGAGCTCATCTTCAGGCTCTTCGTTCTTGGGGGAATAATCGGAGCCCTCTACGCCCTTGGAGTTATGAAATACACCCTCGGCCCCACAACGATAGGAAACCTGACCTTTGCCGTTGGTTTCTTCTACATCTCCTACCTGATAGCCAAGAAGTCCAAGGACTACCTGCTCCAGACGAAGAGGGGCCCAGAGGATATAATAAAGGCCAAGCTCTTCTACTACCTCTTCATTACTGTTGCGTTCTTCCTCTCCCTTAGCTTCGCAGGCGTCATGGGGGAGCTCGGGGCGCTGCTCGCGGCGGCTGGAATAACGGGCATAGTCCTCGGTTTCTCATCGAGAACCGTGGTCGCGAACTTCGTCTCGGGAATATTCATGTACTTTGACAAGCCCCTCCAGATAGGGGATGCAGTTCAGGTCGGCGACGTCCAGGGTGTTGTCGAGGACATAAGAATTCTCTCGACGAGAATAAGAACGTGGGACGGAACACTCGTCAGGATTCCAAACGAGGCCCTCTTCAACAGCAATATAGTCAACCTCCAGAGGTATCCCGTGAGGAGAGTAGATGTAAGCGTCGGCATAGCGTACGCCGAGGACGCGGGAAGGGCCATAGAGGTCATACTTAAGACCCTCGATGAGATGCCCCTCGTCCTTGCTGAGCCGGAGCCAAAGGTTTACGTCGAGAGCCTCGGCGACAGCTCGGTGGTTTTGAGGGTCTGGGCGTGGGCGCCGAGCGAGAGGTGGTTCGACGTCAGGACAGAGGTCGTGAGAAGAATCAAGGAGGCCCTTGACAGGGAGGGAATAGAGATACCGTTCCCGCAGAGGGTCAACTGGTTTGCCAACGAACTCAGGGTGAAGTTAGAGGACAAGTGA